The Desulfitobacterium chlororespirans DSM 11544 sequence TATAAAGATAGGGTCTTTACAAGTCAGTTCAGCCTAGGGATTTCTGCGTAACTAACTGTTCATAGCGTCTTCCAGAATTAGTTTTGTCACCTCATTTCCGGTTTAATCCAAATAACTTAGTGCACTTTTTAATAAAGTTATTTACTCTTTCCCTAAGAGCCTGGATTAAATACCTTACCCCCTTTACAATCTGATCGCTCTGATCGCTTTTTCGGACTCTGTCTGCTGTACGCCCGACTGTTGTTTGTTGTACGTTGTACGTTGTTGGTTGTTCGCTATCTAGTGCATATATTACATCAATCTTGTTTTCTTTGCAAGGAATTAATTTATTTTTTTTGAATATTTAATGTTAGATATATTGGAATACTTTAAACCATCTGTATTCTCCCATAAGAACTAAAAAGAGCTGCTGTTCCGCGAACAGCAGCTCTCTCGATCTCAGACCTTATCTGGATTTCTTCCTTAAGCAAACCAGCTTGAATCATGTTTAATATAGATTTTTTTGCATCCTTCAAAGTCTTTTTCTTTAATATAGTTATAAATAAGCATATGTTCAAACCGCTTGTACTCAAGCACCGTCCCGCCTTTTTCAAAATAATTATAGGCAAAATGGTTATAGGCCCTTTCAAACCTGGCCAGAATATAGCGATGAATCGATTCACGGGCCAGATTAAAACAGTTGATATACAGTGTATTATGAGACATTTTGAAGATCTGATAATGAAAATCCAGATCGGCGTTGACACTATCCATAAAATATTCTTTATCAAAGCTCTGATCCGTATAGCTTTCCGTTAACCTTTTGCAGAGCTCATCGCATTCTTCCGCCAGTTTTTTCAGAACGGCAAGTTCCTTTTCCGTGCCTTTCTCAATGGCCAGCCGAACTGCTTCAATCTCAAACAACCTTCTGAATTCCCTGATATCGTTTTCATCCTCAGGCTGTAAGGTAAATTCAGTCACTTCACTGATATATTTTCGAAAGTCAAAGCTTAAGACGAAGGTTCCTTCCCCCACCCTTGTCTCGACTATGCCCAGGATATTGAGCTTCTGCAAGGCGCCCCGAACCGTCAGCCGGTTCACGCCAAAGTATTCAGCCAGCTCATTCTCCGACGGCAGCTTATCTCCAATCTGCCATTTACCCGAGATAATTCCTTCTTTAAGGGCATTGTAGACCTGTTCTGTGAGAGGCAATCTCTTGAGCTTTCTTTTTGTATTAAAACCCTTCTCCATAAAGCTTTCAATCGTTCCCTTTTCCCTAATATTTGAACACCCCAAAAAACGCCGGCATCAACATTTAGTATGGCCAGCAGACACTTATACAGTTCATTATATCATATATTGTCAGTATTTATAATCTCAAAATTGCTATTACTATCATTTTTTTCCTGCTCCTCCCCATTATCCCCTCTAGGTCAGGGACACCTGCTTCTTCCTGAAAATAAGCTGCAAAAGAAGGATGAGCAGCAGATTAACCACAATAAAAACGCCATAAGCCGTCAGATAGGTTCCGGTTACATCGACCATAAAACCTACCAATGAATAACCAATGGCACCGCCAAGGGACATCATCAGGGTTAAGGTTGAGAATATTTTCGCATAATCCCTCAAACCAAAAAGCTCCGCCACCCAGATCGGAATGGGTATG is a genomic window containing:
- a CDS encoding FadR/GntR family transcriptional regulator codes for the protein MPLTEQVYNALKEGIISGKWQIGDKLPSENELAEYFGVNRLTVRGALQKLNILGIVETRVGEGTFVLSFDFRKYISEVTEFTLQPEDENDIREFRRLFEIEAVRLAIEKGTEKELAVLKKLAEECDELCKRLTESYTDQSFDKEYFMDSVNADLDFHYQIFKMSHNTLYINCFNLARESIHRYILARFERAYNHFAYNYFEKGGTVLEYKRFEHMLIYNYIKEKDFEGCKKIYIKHDSSWFA